One window of the Desulfobacterales bacterium genome contains the following:
- a CDS encoding potassium transporter TrkH — MAKNYKIADITKRLLLNVDFEKFLSFGYFSKIPQKQLFYGYLSYILFGTILLCLPFAQKQYTHIIDNFFVATSAISTTGLNTVSTADNYTLFGQIVILLLIQFGGIGYMTLSSFVILKITNELPVTQTEILSTGFSIPQEFEIKTLVRGIIIFTFVFELLGAVGLFFVFIQSGANQPVWNAIFHSISAFCTAGFGLYNDSFEQYKLNIPLNIIIAILSYAGGIGFIVLMDLWKKVTGKIQHITFTSKLILLITLILSIFGTIQLYIFEPSIQEFDDYSKLTIAFFQSMSAITTVGFNTISIQALHPSSLMTIIILMYIGASPSGTGGGMKSTTFTAVSAYIFNKLSLKNGVSLFGNKIPEYRVQAALSTFIFYTSILFIGAYFLTFSENFNLIQLLFEASSALGTVGLSTGITSSLSTFGKLIIILLMYIGRVGVITFGNALLIKYQKEIKESDIAI, encoded by the coding sequence ATGGCAAAAAATTACAAAATAGCTGATATAACGAAAAGATTGCTGTTAAATGTTGATTTTGAAAAATTCTTATCTTTTGGATATTTTTCAAAAATTCCTCAAAAACAGCTTTTTTACGGTTATCTTTCATATATTTTATTCGGCACAATATTATTATGCCTACCCTTTGCTCAAAAACAATATACTCATATTATTGATAATTTTTTTGTTGCTACCTCTGCTATTTCTACAACAGGACTTAATACAGTAAGCACCGCTGATAATTATACGCTATTTGGGCAGATTGTTATTCTATTGCTGATTCAGTTTGGCGGAATAGGCTACATGACTTTAAGTTCATTTGTTATTTTGAAAATTACAAATGAACTGCCTGTAACACAGACAGAAATTTTATCAACTGGATTTTCAATTCCTCAAGAGTTTGAAATAAAAACATTAGTGAGAGGGATAATCATATTCACTTTTGTTTTTGAATTGCTTGGAGCTGTTGGATTATTCTTTGTTTTTATTCAATCAGGCGCTAACCAACCTGTCTGGAATGCTATATTTCATAGCATATCAGCTTTCTGCACAGCTGGATTCGGCTTATACAATGACAGTTTTGAACAATATAAGCTTAATATTCCTTTGAATATTATTATAGCTATTCTAAGTTATGCTGGAGGAATAGGTTTTATAGTTCTGATGGATTTATGGAAGAAAGTTACAGGTAAAATTCAGCATATTACATTTACAAGCAAATTGATTTTATTGATTACTTTAATTCTTAGTATATTCGGTACAATTCAGTTATATATTTTTGAACCTTCCATACAGGAGTTTGATGATTATTCAAAACTAACAATCGCTTTTTTTCAAAGCATGTCAGCAATAACAACTGTTGGTTTTAATACTATCTCAATACAAGCTTTACATCCTTCCTCACTGATGACTATTATTATTTTAATGTATATTGGAGCTTCACCTTCAGGGACAGGGGGTGGGATGAAATCTACGACTTTTACGGCTGTTTCAGCATATATATTCAATAAACTGAGCCTGAAAAATGGAGTTTCACTTTTTGGCAATAAAATTCCTGAATACAGAGTTCAAGCCGCATTAAGCACATTTATTTTTTATACTTCAATTTTATTTATAGGGGCATATTTTCTTACGTTTTCTGAAAATTTTAATCTTATTCAGTTACTTTTTGAAGCATCGTCTGCATTAGGAACGGTTGGATTAAGCACAGGGATAACGTCTTCTCTATCTACTTTTGGAAAACTTATAATAATACTTTTAATGTATATTGGTCGAGTAGGCGTTATAACTTTTGGTAATGCTTTATTAATTAAATATCAAAAAGAAATAAAAGAGAGCGATATTGCAATCTGA